The nucleotide window ATCGCGAGGCGGCGGCCGCCCTCGGGCTACGGGTCGGCGATCCGGCCGTTCTCGACGCCCGCATGCTGCGCGTCGGGGAGGATCGCATCGTCTCCCGCGCTATCGACAACCGGATCGGGGCATTCGTGGTACTCGAAGCCCTGCGCTTGCTCGCTGGACGCGACCCGCGACCGGGCGCGTGTGTGGCCGCGGTGGCGACGACGCAGGAGGAGATCGGGTATCACGGAGGCGGCGCCCGCACCAGCGCTCACCGATTCCGCCCCGAAATCGCGTTGGTGGTGGACGTGACCTTCGCCACCGACTCGCCGCAGATGGACAAGAACCAGGTCGGCGAGCACAAGCTGGGCGGGGGCCCGGTGCTCGGCCGCGGATCGGCCATCCACCCCCTCGTCTTCGAGCGGCTCGCGGAGGTCGCCAGATCCGCATCCATCCCGCACACGATTCAGGCGAATGCCCGGGCCACCCATACGGACGCGGACGCGATTCACCTGTCCCGCGATGGCGTAGCGACGGGAGTCGTGTCTGTCCCGAACCGATACATGCATTCGCCCAACGAGATGGTCTCGCTCGCTGACCTCGAGGCGGCTGCACGCCTGCTGGCAGAGTTCGTTATCTCGCTCGACGCCGGGTCCGACTTCATCCCCCGCTGATCGGCATGGCTCTTCCCTGTCGGGAGGCGTGTCCGCGATGCACACGATAGACGAGATCGACGTTCAAGGGACGGTGGAGGCCTGTTTTCGGGCCGGCGCCGACGTAGAGCGCTGGCCTGAAATCCTCCCCCACTACCGCTGGGTGCGATTCCACGAGAAGCGCGGCTTCGGCACCGGACGTGTCGAGATGGCGGCGCGCAGGGATTTTGGCCCCCTCCGCTATCCGGTCTGGTGGGTGTCCGAGATGAATGTCGACGAGGCCCGCCCCGCGGTGCGCTACCGCCACGTGGCCGGGGTCACCACCGGCATGGACGTGGAATGGACCTTCCATGCGCTGGCGGGCGGAAGAACGCGGATCCGCATCGTACACGACTGGGCCGAGGGGCCGCAGTGGCCGCTGCCCCGCTTCGTACGCCGGATGATCGCCGACGCCATCATCGGTCCGGTCTTCATCCATCATATCGCCGGGCGCACCCTGAACGGGATTCGCCGGCAGGTCGAGAAGTCACGCGAGCAGGAGAGAGTTGCATGATCGCACCCCATCGGGCGGGGATACACGACGAGGGCGGCGACCAGACGGGCGCCGCCCGCCGCGTGGTGGTCACGGGAATCGGTTGCGTCACCCCGATCGGATCGGGCCCCGAAGGTCTGTGGGAGGGGCTGCGTCGTCGTCGATCGGCGGTGAGGAAGATCGATCGCTTCGACCCCAGCCCGTTTCGCAGTCACATCGCGGCGCAGATCGACGACTTCGATCCGCTCGATTACATGGAGCGCTCCAGGGCTCGCCGCCTCGACCGGTTCGCCCAGCTCGCGGTGGCATCTTCGCGGATGGCCCTGCAGGACGCCGGGCTCGATCCGACCGAGCTGCGGGGGGAACGGGTGGCGGTGCAGATGGGATCGGCGCTCGGAGGGATGAGCTTCGGCGAGGACCAGCTCCTGCGCTTCCACCGGGACGGAGTCAAGGCGGTGGAAACCATGCTCGCACTCACCGTCTTCTGCGGCTCCGCCTCGTGCAACGTGGCGATCGAGTTCGGTTTCACGGGCCCGAATTCGACCAACGCGATGAGCTGTGCGTCGGGGGCGATCGCGATCGGCGAGGCGTGGCGGTATGTGCGTGACGGCAGCGCGGATCTGGCCCTGGCGGGCGGGATCGAGGCCCCCCTGGCTCCACTCTGCTATGGGGCATTCGCCATCATCCGCGCGATGTCTACCCGCAACGACGATCCGGAGCGGGCGAGCCGCCCCTTCGACGCCGAGCGGGACGGGTTCGTCATGGGCGAAGGCGCGGCGGTCCTGCTGCTCGAAGAGCGCTCGCATGCGCTGGCGCGCGGCGCGCGCATCTACGCGGAGCTGCTCGGCTACGGCAACACCAACGATGCCCACCACATGACCGCACCCCGTCCCGACGGACGGGAAGCCGCCCGCGCGATGCGCCTCGCGCTGACCGCAGCCGGAGTCCAGCCGCACCAGATCGACTACGTCAACGCTCACGCCTCCTCCACCCCCCTCAACGACCCTACCGAGAGCCACGTCATCCGCGAAGTGCTGGGCGAGCAGACCGACCGCGCCGCCGTGAGCGGAACCAAGGGCTACTACGGTCACGCCCTCGGTGCCAGCGGCGCGATCGAGGCCGCCATCACCGCTCTCGCCATCCAGCGCAGCTGGATCCCTCCCACGCTCAACCTCGAGAGCCCCGACCCCGCGTGTGACCTCCCCCACGTGACCGGCGAAGGCCAAACCCGGGAGATCCGGTACGCGATCTCCAATTCCTTCGGCTTCGGCGGGATCAACGCCTCGCTCGTGCTCGGCAAAAGCTAAATTTCGCGCTGCGGGAACTTCCCTCCGATTCGAGACTACTAATCCCAAATCGGTCGGACGAGCGGATAATTATTCCCCCTAGAGGTTTGACTTCCCGTGCCTGCAGCAATATATTGTGCGGGTTATGACCTATCTTTCCGGGGCAGAGAATCCGTACGTGTGACCGCAGGGGCGGTGAGCGTCGCAAACCGACGAGGCTCGCTGCCCCTGTTGTTTTCCCATTCGAACGAGCCGAACTATGTTCTTCAGCTCCCGAGCCCTCGATTCCTTTGACCAGTACCTGCACGACGTCGAGAAGTACCCCCTGATCGATGATCCGGAAGAGGAACGAAGACTGGCACGGAAGGCGCGGGCCGGTGACAAGGCAGCAGCGGAGAGACTGGTAACGGCGAATCTGCGATTCGTCATCTCTTATGTGAAGAAGTACCAGGGGCGGGGTCTGGGGTTGGCCGAGCTGGTCTGCATCGGCAACGAGGGGCTGCTCAAAGCCGTCAAGAAGTTCGACCCCGAGAAGGGGGTCAAGTTCATCTCCTACGCTGTCTGGTGGATCCGCCAGACGGTCCTTCAAGCGCTGGCCGAGCAGACCCGCTCGGTGCGCATCCCGTTGAATCAGAACTCTAACCTCGTGCGCCTTTCGCGCACGGAGACCGCGCTGACCCAGACGCTCGGCCGCACTCCGACGGACCAGGAGATTGCGGACGAGATGGCGGAGCCGGTGGAGACGATCCGTGCCCTGCGCCGGGTGGCGGCCAGCGAGCTCTCACTGGACGCCCCGCTCGACCGGGGCGATCGCGATTCATCCTCCTTCGGGGAGCGGTTCGCGGGCTCCGAGGCGGAGGAGATCGAGGAAGAGGTCGAGTTTCAGGCGCGCCGTGAGTTCCTGGAGAAGATGTTCGAGAAGTACCTGACGGAGCGCGAGCGGAAGATCCTCTACCTCTACTATGGTCTGGACGAGGGTGAGGAGCGGACGCTGGAAGAGATCGGAATGCTGCTCGGGGTCACTCGCGAGCGCATTCGCCAGATTCGCAACCGGGCGTTCGAGAAGCTCCGGGAGAGCCCGGACGGGGCGGCGCTCGAAGGATTCTGGGCAGTCTCCTGAGCCGAACGTCGGTCTCGTTGCCCCGTGTCGCGGAGTGGTGAAGCGGGCTCGCCGAGATCCCATCCTTTACGCAGCGATCCACGATCGCCGGCACGGGTCGCTGGGTAAAGCAGCGGGGGATCGGAAGTCATCTTCCGATCCCCCGCTTTTGCTTCCCACCTCGAGGCCGCGGTTCCGACGTAATCCTGGTGTTGTCTATTCGTTCAGCGGCAGTACGACGCGCCAATCGTCGGCCGCTGCCGGCACTGTCACCGACTGCGTCCTTTCAGTCCCGATCGACACATCCATTCTCCGAATCGTCGGCGGCAGGGTGAGACGGTAGCTCGCGCGGGACTCCTCGGCATTCTCGATCAGCATCCCCCCGGGCAGGACCATCAGACTCTCCCCGTTGCCGTTGGTGATCTGTGCCGTGGCGCGATCCAGCGGAAGGACCTGGATCAGCAGCTGCCCTGCCACCTGACGCGACTGCAGCGAGAGCCGGAAGGTCTCCCCCGAAGCCGGGAACGACACCACCGAGCCGCCTGGCCCGATCACGGCGGGAGGCAGGACCGGCACCGCTGCCGGCGCTGCCCTCCCAACCCCGAGGTCGAAGGGGAGGACGCCGACCACGCGGGCGCGCACCGCGTCGACGGAGAGCGTGATCACCATCACGCCGCTGATGGCCGCGGCGACCGCCCACGTGCGGCGCGCCCGAACGGCCGACTGGTGACGCGTCTCGGCCGCGCGCAGGGCGCTGCGCGCCCTGGCCCGCTCCACCGCCGAAGGTGGTGTCGCGGTCCGCAAAGAGCGGAGATACCGCGTGACCTCGCGCGAGTGGCCTTCCACCTCGGCAAGGCGTGCGCGACAGCCGGGGCACCCGAGCAGATGGCGCTCCATGCGTTCCGAAGTCGCCTCGTCGAGCTCGCCATCCAGTCGCCGGACGAGATCCCCGAGCGACGGGTGGCGTGAACGTCTGGTTGCCGTCATAAGTCGACCTCGGATCTGGAGAGTTCCCGGGCGAGCTTGTTGAGGGCGCGTGCGATCATGCTTCCGACCGACTTCGTGGTGGTTCCTACCGCCTCGGCAATCTCCCTGTGGGTAAAGCCTTCTTCCCGCATCAGGAGCAGCGTGCGATCGCGGAGGCTCAGCGCATCCAGCGCCCGGTGCACCAGGGCCCGCCGTTCTGCGAGCTCCAGCGCGCGTTCCGGATCCGGAGGGTGCGAGGTTGCCACGAGCAGCTCCGCGGACTCGTCCAGCAGCTCTCGCCGTCGGCGGCTGACACGAGAGTCGTCCCGGACCAGGTTCGTTGCCACCCGGAAGAGCCAGGCGCGGAGTTGGTGCTCGGCGGGCCGTCGCTCGACCAGGCGGATGAAGCATTCCTGGGCAACATCGGCCGCGAGGTCGGGGTCGCCCGTGAGGTTCGCCAGATAGCGATAGAGGCCGTCGTACTGGGCCTCGAAGATCGACTCGACATTCACGCGCTTCAGAAGGTGAAGCGTACGCCCACGAGAGGGAGCCGCGGAATTCCGGGCTCGAAGCGATCGATCACCCCATCCCCGCACTCCCCTTCCATGCCGCGCGTCGCAGCGCACCCCGTGCTGCCGGCGTAAGTCACCGCGTTGTTCCGCCCGAGAGCGTTGCGGAGCTGGGCGTAGGCGGTAACATCCCATGTGCCCACCGTGCGAGTGATCTCGGCCACGAGATCGAGACTCGCGTACGCCGGCGTTCGCATCGCATTCGCCTCTCCCAACCGTACGACCGGCGGGTCCTCGCCCTCGTCCGGCAGGATGAGGCGCGTGAACGGCACCCCGGATCCGTAGGTAAACGCTCCCCCCAGACGTACGCCGTTCCCCACGTTGGCAAAGAGCATCGCGTCGAGCGCGTGCCGCACGTCGGCCGGAGCCGGGAACTCGAAGCGAGCGGTGTCCGGTTCGAACACCTCGGCCCGCATGGTGGAGAAGCCGAGCGTGTAGCCCAGCGAGCCGGACCATCGCTCGTTCTGCTGCCGGAGCAGCAGCTCGAAGCCGTAGGCGTCGTTGCTGGCCTGCACCGAGGGGTCCCGGTCGGGCACCACCCGTCCGCTGTCCGGGTTCGGCACCTCCACCCCTGCGGCCCAGCGACGATAGGCGTTGACGCCCACGATCCAGTTACCATGGAGCCACCGCTCCACTCCGGCACTCACTACGTCCGAGCGGACGGCCGCGTACCCCGCCGTCTGGGCCAGGACCCAGAGGTGCGTCAGGTGCAGCTGTGGCCCGAGCGGCCCCGCCACGGGAGCGATGTCCTGCGTGTATTGCCACGTTCGGGACCAGCCCGCCGAGAGCTGCGTACTCGCGCCTACCTCCAGGCTCGTCGCCAGCCGCGGCCCCAGCCGCACATCCCCTCCGTTCAGGACCGGGTCGCCGGATTCGACCCGCAGACCCGTCTCCAACGCCAGCGGACCAAACGCCAGGCGTTTCTCCGCCCACAACGCTCGATAGCGGAGGCTACTGCCCAGGGTCAGGTTGTTGACCGGCGTGCTGTCCCGCGGTAGCACCACCGCCAGATCGCCCAGGAGCGAGAAGGGGCCCTCGTAACCCACCGTGTCGCGGACGACTTCGAAGCCTACCACCCACCCCGGCGACTCCCCCCGTGGCGAGAGCTCCGCGCGCAGAGTCCGATGACGGATGGTGCTCTCCAGGGGTGGCAGGGTCGGCTCGTCCCCACGCAGTCTGACACGCTCATCGCGGAGGATCGAGGCGCGGAAGCGCGTCTGGCCGATGCTCAGGCCCAGCCTCAGCGGTCCGAGCGGCACCCCAACCGTCGCACGACCCGATTGGTTCCCCCACCGTCCGCGGTTCGCCTGGAGGATTCCGGGGATTCCGCCGCGCAGATGGTCGCGCTCGACGATCCCCGTGGCCGCGTAATCGAATCCTCCCAGCTTCCCATCGACCCTGGCGACGACGTCGGAGAAGTCGTACGGGATGTAGAGGTCCTCCTGCGCGGTGGCGGCGCCGGCCATGCGGGTGAGCAGGTCGACGTAGGTTCGCCGGCCAGCCACCATCCAGTTCAAAGCCCCATCGGGCGCGGCCCCGCTCAACGCGAGACGGGCGCTGGCCAGGGACAACTCCCCGCGCCCCTGCACCCCTTCTTCCAATTCGTCTGCCCCGCTCCGGGCGTGCAGGTCGAGCACCGCCGCCGCTCCCTCCCCGAACCGGGCGGGGCGCGGCCCGGGGTAGAACACCGCCTCGCCGAGCGCGTCCGGGTTGACCGCGGAGAAGAGCCACCCGGCATGGGTCGGATTGTAGAGCGGCATCCCGTCCAGGAAGACGCGCGTCTGGTCCCAGGATGCTCCGCGCGTCCACAGCGTGGCGGTGAAGTCGTCCCGCGTGGTCACGCCCGGGGTGCGCTGTAGCGCCCGAAAGAGATCGGTCTCCGCGAGGGTCACCGCCTCGACGAGCTCATCCTGCGTCAGCGATCGAATATCGAGAACGAGATGCTCCGGACCGCGTAGCGGCGAGAGGAGGAGGCGCCCCGAGCCTGCCGAATCGATGATGGCGGTCTTACGCAGGAAGGGGGGTGTACCTCGGGAGCGCACCTCGAGCGGCGCGAGCTTGACGGGTTCGACCTCCAGCCCGGCGGAAATCCGGGTGAGCGCTTCACCGCGCAACTCCACCTGGATGTGAGCGGGTAGGTACCCCAGCCGGCTGATCCGCAGCTGATACGATCCGGCCGGGACCGCCGGAAAGCGATACTCCCCCGCGGAATCCGCGGCAGTCGCCCAGCCCGCCCGCCCGGCCCCGCCATCCTCGACCGGGCGGAGGCGCACGACGGCCCCCGGTAAAGGCTGCAACGTCGCAGCGTCGACCACTCGCCCCGCAATCGCTCCCGTCTCCTGCGCCCCAGCGTACGCCGCCGCCGTGGCAGCCGACAACACGCTGGCGCCGACCAGAAAGAGGGCGCGGAAGAGCAGCCGAACCCCGCGAAGGCGGCACGCCCGGACACCCGGCGCGGAGCACCTCTTCCGCCGGTGTCGACTGTCAGGATAACGAGCCGCTTCGCGGGGTTCTGACATGCGGCGTGGGGCCGGTCAGCCGCCCCAGACGTTGTTCGCTCGGTTCACGTCCGGAAACGCGTTCTCCGCGTCGATCTCGACGCGGGTGGCCGCGCCCGGCACCGTCAACGAAACCGTATCCGCCCCTCCGAACCACCGCTCTACCGGGATCTCTCTCTCCACCACCGACCCGTCATCGAGCTGGATGGTGAGCCGGGTGGGCATCGGGATCTCGCCGAGCGAGCGCACCACGATCTCCGTACTGTCCGAGCTCTGCGCTACCGAATCCACCGCCTGGTCCAGCACACCCGTGCCGTAATACCAGCTCTTCCAGAACCAGTCCAGGTCACGCCCGGAGACGTCCTCGAAGGTGTTCCACATATCCCACGGGTACGGGTGCTTGAAGCGCCAGCGCTGGAGGTACTCGCGGTAGGCGCGGAGGAAGACCTCCTCACCCAACACCTCGCGTAGCGTGGCGAGCACCGTGGCCGGCTTGGCGTAGGTCGCGACCCCGTACGCCGGACCGGGATAATGATAGTCCGAGCGACGCATGATCTCGCCTTCCAGCTCCGCGCGCGCGACATCCAGGTAACTGGTGCGGTCGTCCAGCTCAGGGGCTTCGGCGCCGCGGTCCTTGCGTGCCTGACTCTCGTTGAAGTTCGTGGTACCCTCGTCCATCCAGGCGCGCCGGCGCTCGTCGTTGGACACGATCATCGGCACCCACATGTGCGCGATCTCGTGCGCCGCCACGTTGTAGAGGGCCTCGGGACCCGCCGTGGTGTACTCGCCGATCAGCGTGATCATGGGGAATTCCATCCCGCCGCCGATGATCCCCCCGCCCTCCACCACGCTCATCTGCGGCCACGGATACTCGATCCCCGTGAACTCGGAAAGAAAGCTCACCGAGTGCTGTGCATACTCGGCCATCTCCACCCAGAGCGGGGCGGTCTGGCGATAGATCGCGTCAACACGCGCGTAATCCGTCTGCCCATCTCCGTCGCGATCACCGACCGGAGCTCGTGCCGCATCCCATACTGACTCACGAGTGAGGCTGTACGCCACATCCCGCACCGAATCCGCTTCGAACACCCAGCGCTGTACACCCGAGCTCTGGCGCGTGACTTGACCCAGGTCCTCTGCCGTGACCACGTGAACGACGGTGTCGCTCTGCTCGGCAATCCGCAGGCGTTCCAGCACCTCGGGCGCAAGCACCTCCTCCGCATTGGTGAGCCGGCCGGTCCCCATCACCAGCCACCCGGCGGGCGCCTCGATGGTCACGCGATAATTGCCGAACCCCGCGTAGAACTCGGCGGTGCCGAGGAACTGGTCGGGATGCCAGCCCACCACGTCGTCCAGCACCGCCATCTGGGGATAGAAATAACCCAGGTGGATAAGGTTGCCCCGACTGTGGCCCATCCGCCCGCCGGCCCCCTGCTGCGGGATGCGTAGTGCCCACTCGAACCCGAGCTCTACTGTCGAATTCGGAGCGACCGGCTGCGGCGGAACGATGAGCAGCTTGGTACCATCCACCTGGTAGCCGGAGATGCCCTGCCCCTCCGCTTCGCTGAGCTCCTGCCCGTTCACGGCAACGCGGCGAAGCTGGACTCCGCCGGTCACCTCCACCGGCTCCAATCGCATGGCGCCGGGTGCATGGAAGTTCTGCGTGAGATCGACCACCAGGCCGTTGAGCCCGTGGGGCGAGTTGTTGTAGTAGCGGACGGTCGAGCTACCCTCGAGAAACTGGGAGTCCGGGTGCACCCGCAGCTCGATCGTATACTCGGCGTAATTCTGCCAGTAGTTTGGCCCCGGTCGCCCGGTGTCGGTTCTCGTCCCCGCGGCGATCGCCCCACGAAAAGCGGGCGGGGGCACCACCTCGGGGGCTTTTGCCGCGGCTACCGCGCGGCCTTCGTCGACCGGGGTGGGAACAGAGGGAGCACCCGAGCGCGAGGCAGGGGCGCAGGCAAGCAGAATGGCGAGTGGTACGACGGACCAGCGGTACATGCGCTCGTCTCCTCTGACTGCTGGTTGATGGACCTCCCTGGTGAGGCAGGCGGAGGCGTAATGGAGCGTCCCGACCATCCGTGAGGGCGGACGGTCGGGACGCCTGCTCAGGATGATTTCGCCCGAGCTTCTCCAGCGCGCAAGGAGGGTGCCCTGCTCAGGGGGCAGTCGTCACGGGCAGTACCTCCCCGTCCAGATCGTCGGGCGCGGCAATGCCGGCAACAGCGGCGAGCGTGGGCGCCACGTCGACCGTTCGTACCAGCTCGCTACGTCTGCCCGTCTGGATTCCCGCGCCGAGGAAGATCACGGGAACGTTGCGATCGTAGAACCAGGGCGTCCCGTGCCCGCTCCCGGTGCGGGCCGTCGACATGTAAGTGCCGGGAGGTCCGATCGCGATCCAGCCACGCCGCGCGAGATCGGGTTTCATGCGCTCCGGGTGGAATGAGTTCCGCAGCAGCCTCGCGACGGAGTCGCGGGGCTCACCGGAGGCGAGCTCGTCGCGCGTGTACACGTCGTGGAGGAACGGCAGCTCGCGGAGCGCCTGCGCCTGCGCGGCCGCCTCTTCTCCCGGCGCGGCCTTCGCCAGTGCAGCCTCGGCCACGCGCAGCATCTCCTCGCGCTCCCCACGCGTCAGGCGCTTCCCAGGTTCACCGTGCTCCGCGCGCCACTCGGGCATCGTCAACGCTCCGTGGTCGGCGGAAAGCGCGGCTACCCACCTTCCCTCCCCTATCTCCTCGTCGAGGAAGTCGAAGAGGTCGCCGAGCACCCGGTCGAGGTGCAGCAGGTTTTCGAGCTGCTCCTGGCTCAGGGGGCCGTTATCGTGGCCGATCCGGTCCGTCTGGGAGAAGCCCAGCGCCAGATAATCGGTGATCTCGTCGTCCCCGAGACCCGCCTCGCGAACCGCCACCTTGGCGAACTCGAGGGTCGCCCGATCCGGGTAGGGTGTGCCCGCCACCCAGTCAGCGAACGACTCGCCCCTTTCGCCTCCCTCGACGTCGTAGCGGTGCGGGAAGTAGGTGTGAACGCCGTCGCCCTCGTAGGGGGCCGTGTCAGGCCGGGCGAGGGCACGGGCTTCCGGCGATGCAGTGGCGTCCCAGACCGAATCGAGCAGCGTCGGCAGCACCTCTGCGTTGAAGCGGTCCACCCATTCGGGATATGCATCCCGGTAGTAGGACGAGGTCACGAAGCGCGCCTTACCCGCCTCGTACCAGTAGATCTCTCCCCTGGCGTGCGCCGCCAGCAACACCGCCACCCGATCCTTCCCTGCCACGGAGACGACCTTGGCCTCCGGGTTCGCCTCCACAATCCATTCCGCGAGCCCGCTACGCAGCAGGTTCAGTGGAGATCGACCCTCCATCTCCGGAAACCCCAGGATCGGAGAGGTCGTGTCAGCGACCGTGTACACGTTGACCCACTCCTCGCCAACCCGTTGCAGCCAGTCGTTGGCGACGATCCCGGTACGCGCCGGCACGGTGCCGGTGGAGAGAGTAGCGTGGCCCGCTGCCGTCTCCGAGATGCCGTGGTCGTGGACTCCCTCGAAATAGGCACCCTGGTCGATGAGGCGCCTGAATCCGCCGGTGTAGAAAGCATCGTAGCGGCTCACGAGGTCGGCCCGGAGCTGATCAATGGAGATGAGCACGACAACTGCCGGATCGGCTGGCGGATTCGAGGCCGCCGACGTGCACGCGGCCATCCAGCCGCAAGCCAGGAACGGGGCGACCCACCGACTGCGCAGGCTCACAGCGCCTCCTCTGACGGGATGTTGAACGATGGTCTGGACATGGGAACCAGGCGAGCGGAGTGTCAAGTTCCGGTGAAAGACCGGCGCCCGGAGAGTATCGGGGACCGACGACGCAAACCCGCAGCGGCAGCATCCGCCTCTCTCGCTACGGCGTGAGGATCAGCAGATGCGTGCCGGTAGCCCCTTCACGCAGAACGACTTCCCTCCAGCCGACCTCCAGGTAGTGCTGCCGGAGCCGCTCCAGGGCGCCCGGACTGAGGTGCTGGTGGATGCCGTACACGAACGTCTCGCCCGGCGGATGTCGCTCGAGGGCGCGGTCGATCACCCCCGCGAGTCCATCCGCCAGCCGGACATCGTCGGGGCTCGGAGTCGCTCGTGATCTTTCTGCCGACACGGACTGTGATACGTTCGAAGGGAAGCGCCGCGGCGGGGCGCGGGAGGAAAATAGTGCCCCGCGAGAGATTGTGCATCCTCTCGCGGGGCGGCCGGGTCAGGAACAGGGTCAGTGAGCGGACTCGGCACGGCGCCGGTCCGGCAGCATGGCTGGCACCAGCTGCCCTTCCAGGGACTCCTCCACCGCATGGCGGGCGCCGCGCGCCACATGGCGAGCCGACGTCACCGTGGCCTCTCTCGGGTGGGTGAGCGGGGGCGCCTCCTCTTCACGAAGACCTCCCGCCGTCCGGACGCCCACACCCTTGTCATACACCATCTGGCCGCCGAGATAGGCGCTGTAGATCATCGCCACGATCCCCATCGCCCCCACAGCGAGGTAGGCCGGATGGGGCTTGCGCTGTCCTACCCGCTTGATGGCCATCGCTGCGGCGGCGCCGATCAGACCCAGGTTCAGGGTACGGTGAGTGGCCAGCATTGCCGCACCCTCCTCGTCCGTCTGGACGGCTTCCTGCGCAATCAGCCCGAGCACTCCCGCAAAGGCCGCCGAGACCGCTGCCACCGGCATGGTGAGCCGGCCCACCTCGAGCAACCCCCTGTTCCTGGTGAGCAGACCCAGCGTGTCCGCAGCGATGGAGACCGGCAGTAGCGCGATCGGGTAGTGCACTGCCGCGGGGTGCAGCTCCTGAATTCGCATGGCCATGGAGAACCTCCGGGTAAGCGTAGTATCGAGCCCGAGGTCTCCAGGAATGCAAGCTTGGCACCCGCGCTCCGCCTATCAGCTCCGCAACACCCCCGCTCGCCGCAGCGCCTCTATCACCTGCTCGATCGACTGCCGCACGGACTGAGCGGTGGTGTCAAGGCGCAGCTCGGGCTCCTCCGGCTCCTCATAGGGGCTGCTCACGCCTGTGAAGTCCCGGATCTCACCCGCCAGCGCCCTGCGGTACAGGCCCTTGGGGTCGCGCTTGCGGCAGGTCTCCAGGTCGGCGGCCACGTGAACCTCGATGAACCGGCCTTCCGGGAAGAGAGCGCGGATTCGCTCCCGGTCCTCTCGGAAGGGCGAAACGAAGGTGCAGAGCACGATATCGCCCGACTCGAAGAAGAGCCGCGCCGTCTCTCCCACCCGGCGCAGATTCTCCCGCCGGTCCGCGTCCGAGAAGCCGAGATCGCCGCAGAGGCCGTGTCGCACCTGGTCTCCGTCCAGGAGCATCGTCTGGTGCCCTTGGGCGAAAAGCTCCTTCTCCACGCCGCGAGCGATCGTGCTCTTGCCGGACCCGGAGAGGCCGGTGAACCAGACCACCGCCGCGCCGTGACCGTTCCTCGCCTCACGCTCCTCGCGCGGAATGTTCCAGGACTGCCAGACCACATCCGGTGAAACGGCCCGGATCGCAGGCCTCTCCGCTGGCTGCGGCGCCTCCTTCACCTCGCCGCGGATCATCCCGCCCGCCACCGTGACGTTGGTGTGCGGATCGATCAGGATGAAGCTACCCGTCTGGCGGTTGCGCTCGTAAGGGTCGAAGAAGAGCGGCAGGCTGGTGGTGATCTCCACCCGACCGATGTCGTTCAGGCCGAAGGTCGGCACCTTCTCGCGGTGCAGCGTATCGACGTCGATGCGGTAGACGATATCGCTCACGAACGCCTGCGCCTGCCGCGTGGTGTGCATCAACACATACGGAATGTTCCGGTCGAGCGGCTTCTCGTTCATCCAGCAGATGATCGCCTCGAACCGGTTGGCAATGGAGGGGACGTTCTTCTTCCGTACGATCATGTCCCCGCGGCTGACGTCGATCTCGTCCTCGAGGGTGATCACAACCGACTCACCCGCGGCGGCCTCGTCCAGGATACCGTCGGCCGACTGCACGCTGGCGATGCGGCTGCCGTGGCCGCTCGGCAGGACCACGATCTCCTCGCCGGGCTGCACCGTCCCCGAGGCGATCCGCCCGGCGAACCCGCGGAAGTCCTGGTGCGGCCGGATCACGTACTGCACCGGGAAGCGGAAATCCACCAGGTTGCGGGTCACGCCGACATTCACCGTCTCCAGGTGGTGGAGGAGCGTGCTGCCGTCGTACCATGGCATGTTTTCGCTCTTCTCCACCACGTTGT belongs to Longimicrobiaceae bacterium and includes:
- a CDS encoding carboxypeptidase regulatory-like domain-containing protein; this translates as MSEPREAARYPDSRHRRKRCSAPGVRACRLRGVRLLFRALFLVGASVLSAATAAAYAGAQETGAIAGRVVDAATLQPLPGAVVRLRPVEDGGAGRAGWATAADSAGEYRFPAVPAGSYQLRISRLGYLPAHIQVELRGEALTRISAGLEVEPVKLAPLEVRSRGTPPFLRKTAIIDSAGSGRLLLSPLRGPEHLVLDIRSLTQDELVEAVTLAETDLFRALQRTPGVTTRDDFTATLWTRGASWDQTRVFLDGMPLYNPTHAGWLFSAVNPDALGEAVFYPGPRPARFGEGAAAVLDLHARSGADELEEGVQGRGELSLASARLALSGAAPDGALNWMVAGRRTYVDLLTRMAGAATAQEDLYIPYDFSDVVARVDGKLGGFDYAATGIVERDHLRGGIPGILQANRGRWGNQSGRATVGVPLGPLRLGLSIGQTRFRASILRDERVRLRGDEPTLPPLESTIRHRTLRAELSPRGESPGWVVGFEVVRDTVGYEGPFSLLGDLAVVLPRDSTPVNNLTLGSSLRYRALWAEKRLAFGPLALETGLRVESGDPVLNGGDVRLGPRLATSLEVGASTQLSAGWSRTWQYTQDIAPVAGPLGPQLHLTHLWVLAQTAGYAAVRSDVVSAGVERWLHGNWIVGVNAYRRWAAGVEVPNPDSGRVVPDRDPSVQASNDAYGFELLLRQQNERWSGSLGYTLGFSTMRAEVFEPDTARFEFPAPADVRHALDAMLFANVGNGVRLGGAFTYGSGVPFTRLILPDEGEDPPVVRLGEANAMRTPAYASLDLVAEITRTVGTWDVTAYAQLRNALGRNNAVTYAGSTGCAATRGMEGECGDGVIDRFEPGIPRLPLVGVRFTF
- a CDS encoding M1 family metallopeptidase, translated to MYRWSVVPLAILLACAPASRSGAPSVPTPVDEGRAVAAAKAPEVVPPPAFRGAIAAGTRTDTGRPGPNYWQNYAEYTIELRVHPDSQFLEGSSTVRYYNNSPHGLNGLVVDLTQNFHAPGAMRLEPVEVTGGVQLRRVAVNGQELSEAEGQGISGYQVDGTKLLIVPPQPVAPNSTVELGFEWALRIPQQGAGGRMGHSRGNLIHLGYFYPQMAVLDDVVGWHPDQFLGTAEFYAGFGNYRVTIEAPAGWLVMGTGRLTNAEEVLAPEVLERLRIAEQSDTVVHVVTAEDLGQVTRQSSGVQRWVFEADSVRDVAYSLTRESVWDAARAPVGDRDGDGQTDYARVDAIYRQTAPLWVEMAEYAQHSVSFLSEFTGIEYPWPQMSVVEGGGIIGGGMEFPMITLIGEYTTAGPEALYNVAAHEIAHMWVPMIVSNDERRRAWMDEGTTNFNESQARKDRGAEAPELDDRTSYLDVARAELEGEIMRRSDYHYPGPAYGVATYAKPATVLATLREVLGEEVFLRAYREYLQRWRFKHPYPWDMWNTFEDVSGRDLDWFWKSWYYGTGVLDQAVDSVAQSSDSTEIVVRSLGEIPMPTRLTIQLDDGSVVEREIPVERWFGGADTVSLTVPGAATRVEIDAENAFPDVNRANNVWGG
- a CDS encoding alkaline phosphatase family protein; this encodes MSLRSRWVAPFLACGWMAACTSAASNPPADPAVVVLISIDQLRADLVSRYDAFYTGGFRRLIDQGAYFEGVHDHGISETAAGHATLSTGTVPARTGIVANDWLQRVGEEWVNVYTVADTTSPILGFPEMEGRSPLNLLRSGLAEWIVEANPEAKVVSVAGKDRVAVLLAAHARGEIYWYEAGKARFVTSSYYRDAYPEWVDRFNAEVLPTLLDSVWDATASPEARALARPDTAPYEGDGVHTYFPHRYDVEGGERGESFADWVAGTPYPDRATLEFAKVAVREAGLGDDEITDYLALGFSQTDRIGHDNGPLSQEQLENLLHLDRVLGDLFDFLDEEIGEGRWVAALSADHGALTMPEWRAEHGEPGKRLTRGEREEMLRVAEAALAKAAPGEEAAAQAQALRELPFLHDVYTRDELASGEPRDSVARLLRNSFHPERMKPDLARRGWIAIGPPGTYMSTARTGSGHGTPWFYDRNVPVIFLGAGIQTGRRSELVRTVDVAPTLAAVAGIAAPDDLDGEVLPVTTAP